Proteins encoded within one genomic window of Bacillota bacterium:
- the leuB gene encoding 3-isopropylmalate dehydrogenase has protein sequence MFKLAVLPGDGVGPEIMAEALKVLMALGKKYHLQFEISEALIGGCAYDETGTPLPASTLDLCLESDAVLLGAVGGPKWDKLPVHLRPEAGALLPLRKELQVYANLRPAQVFTSLADASTLKREVVEGLDIMVVRELTGGLYFGSKQREDLPGGGRRVVETLEYTTEEVERVVRVGFDMARRRSKQLTSVDKANVLESSRFWREIVESVAQEYPDVELKHMLVDNCAMQLVRNPKQFDVLVTENMFGDILSDQAAQLTGSIGMLPSASLGGKTGLYEPIHGSAPDIAGQGKANPIATILSVSMMLRYGFGEDNAADAVEKAVTRALDSGYRTADIMEDGKEQLNTSQMGDLIVENLGVSTGGS, from the coding sequence ATGTTTAAACTGGCGGTATTACCCGGAGACGGAGTAGGCCCCGAGATAATGGCAGAAGCCTTAAAAGTACTAATGGCCCTGGGTAAAAAGTATCACCTGCAGTTTGAGATTTCTGAAGCCCTCATTGGCGGCTGTGCATACGATGAGACCGGAACACCGCTCCCTGCATCTACACTGGACTTGTGCCTGGAAAGTGATGCCGTTCTACTGGGGGCCGTTGGCGGCCCTAAGTGGGATAAACTCCCTGTACACCTGCGCCCGGAAGCGGGGGCACTGCTCCCGCTGCGAAAAGAGCTGCAGGTATATGCCAACCTGCGCCCGGCACAAGTTTTTACATCTCTGGCCGATGCCAGCACCTTGAAGCGGGAAGTTGTGGAAGGTCTAGACATCATGGTGGTGCGGGAGCTAACCGGGGGCCTATACTTTGGCTCCAAGCAAAGGGAAGACTTGCCCGGCGGGGGCCGGCGGGTAGTGGAAACCCTGGAATACACCACTGAAGAAGTAGAACGGGTGGTGCGTGTAGGTTTTGATATGGCCCGCCGCAGGAGCAAACAATTAACCTCGGTGGATAAAGCGAACGTACTGGAGAGCTCCCGTTTCTGGCGCGAAATTGTGGAGTCCGTGGCCCAAGAGTACCCGGATGTGGAATTAAAGCATATGCTGGTGGATAACTGTGCCATGCAGCTGGTGCGTAATCCCAAGCAGTTTGATGTGCTGGTCACTGAGAATATGTTTGGTGATATCCTCAGCGACCAGGCGGCGCAGCTTACCGGCTCCATAGGCATGCTCCCTTCAGCCAGCCTGGGAGGAAAAACCGGGTTATACGAGCCTATTCACGGCTCGGCACCGGATATAGCCGGGCAGGGGAAGGCCAATCCCATTGCCACCATTTTGTCGGTGAGCATGATGCTGCGCTACGGCTTTGGCGAGGATAATGCGGCCGATGCCGTGGAAAAAGCGGTTACCAGGGCATTGGATTCCGGTTACCGTACCGCCGATATCATGGAAGATGGTAAAGAGCAGTTAAATACCTCCCAAATGGGAGATCTAATAGTCGAAAACCTTGGTGTTTCTACCGGGGGGAGTTAA